One window from the genome of Bacteroidota bacterium encodes:
- a CDS encoding type II toxin-antitoxin system YafQ family toxin produces the protein MSSRRKIILSKSFEKSHKKFVKGNFVLQESIAKTIRLMEAGVFSPNLKSHKLSGNLYGLLACSCGYDRRIIFTIEKHSGQEVVLLIDIGTHSEVY, from the coding sequence ATGTCATCCCGCCGGAAAATAATTCTCTCCAAATCGTTTGAAAAATCTCACAAAAAATTCGTAAAAGGAAATTTTGTTTTGCAAGAATCCATTGCGAAAACAATTCGCTTGATGGAGGCGGGTGTTTTTTCCCCGAATCTCAAATCCCATAAACTGAGTGGTAATTTATACGGATTACTGGCATGTTCATGTGGATATGATCGCCGTATTATTTTCACTATTGAAAAGCATTCAGGACAAGAGGTGGTTTTGTTGATTGATATTGGAACTCATTCGGAAGTTTACTGA
- the lon gene encoding endopeptidase La, whose translation MDKGFDFEGLNLSQVVDDDTEFIPLLTSEDEDVMNAEKIPDVLAILPLRNTVLFPGVVIPITVGRDKSIKLIKEAFKGGRIIGVVSQKNDKVEEPTLEDLNKVGTVAHILRMFQMPDGNTTAIIRGKKRFEIKELTETEPYLKATIKPFEEIKPAKGDKEFEALVSTAKDLALQVIKLSPHIPSEAGFAIRNIESASFLVNFISSNMNAPVIEKQKMLEVADLKQRVSLLLEQLTKEQQMLELKNQIQTKVKVDIDRQQREYFLQQQMKTIQEELGDNGNEQEIDEMHKRAKDKKWSKEVAKTFTKEINKLERMNPNAAEYSVQMNYLEVLLDLPWDTYTTDKFDLRKASKILDRDHFGLEKVKERILEHLAVLKLKGNMKAPILCLYGPPGVGKTSLGKSVAEALGRKYVRMSLGGLKDESEIRGHRKTYIGAMPGRILQNVKKAGTSNPVFILDEIDKVGNDFHGDPSSALLEVLDPEQNSTFYDNYVELDYDLSKVMFIATANSLSTVQSALRDRMEIIEVSGYTVEEKIEIAKRHLLPKQLEEHGVKAKQITLSDALIENIIENYTRESGVRGLEKQIARIVRYAAKSIAMNDTYKSSPKEADLAKILGPAHEKDKYQGNDVAGVVTGLAWTPVGGDILFIETSLSRGTGKLTLTGNLGDVMKESATLALEYLKSHSSILKLDPKVFDQWNVHIHVPEGATPKDGPSAGIAMFTALASAFTQRKVKKEIAMTGEITLRGRVLAVGGIKEKILAAKRAGIKEIILCKENQKDIEEIKSSYLKGLKFHYVEKMIDVVKLALLNEKVKDAVDLRVVKGKAKREK comes from the coding sequence GTTATTCCGATAACTGTTGGCCGGGATAAATCCATTAAACTTATTAAAGAAGCTTTCAAAGGCGGACGTATCATTGGAGTTGTATCTCAGAAAAATGATAAGGTAGAGGAGCCAACATTGGAAGATCTTAATAAAGTGGGAACAGTAGCGCATATCCTGCGCATGTTCCAGATGCCCGATGGAAATACAACAGCCATCATCCGCGGTAAAAAGCGTTTTGAAATAAAAGAGTTGACAGAAACCGAGCCTTACCTGAAGGCTACAATTAAGCCATTTGAAGAGATAAAACCCGCTAAAGGCGATAAAGAATTTGAAGCGCTTGTTTCGACTGCAAAGGATCTTGCCTTACAGGTCATTAAACTCTCTCCGCACATTCCTTCGGAGGCGGGCTTCGCTATCCGCAATATTGAAAGTGCATCTTTTTTGGTGAATTTTATTTCATCAAATATGAATGCTCCTGTGATTGAAAAGCAGAAGATGCTTGAAGTTGCGGATCTGAAACAGCGTGTCAGCCTGTTGCTTGAGCAATTGACCAAGGAGCAGCAAATGCTGGAATTAAAAAACCAGATACAAACCAAAGTTAAGGTCGATATCGATCGCCAGCAGCGTGAATATTTTTTGCAGCAGCAGATGAAAACCATCCAGGAAGAGTTGGGCGACAATGGCAATGAGCAGGAAATAGATGAGATGCACAAACGTGCAAAGGATAAAAAGTGGAGTAAAGAGGTTGCGAAAACATTTACTAAGGAGATCAATAAGTTAGAGCGCATGAATCCGAATGCGGCAGAGTATTCGGTGCAGATGAATTACCTGGAAGTGTTGCTCGATCTGCCATGGGACACATATACTACCGATAAATTTGATTTGAGAAAGGCTTCTAAAATTCTCGACCGCGATCATTTTGGTTTGGAAAAAGTAAAGGAGCGTATATTGGAACACCTTGCAGTATTGAAATTGAAAGGCAATATGAAGGCGCCTATCCTTTGCCTGTACGGCCCTCCAGGTGTAGGTAAAACATCATTAGGGAAATCGGTGGCCGAAGCATTGGGAAGAAAATACGTTCGTATGTCGTTAGGCGGATTGAAAGATGAATCGGAGATACGCGGACATCGTAAAACATACATTGGCGCTATGCCGGGACGTATTTTGCAAAATGTAAAAAAAGCCGGCACCTCAAATCCTGTGTTTATATTGGATGAGATCGATAAAGTGGGAAATGATTTTCATGGCGATCCATCTTCAGCTTTGCTGGAGGTATTGGATCCTGAGCAAAACAGTACCTTTTACGATAACTATGTGGAACTTGATTACGACCTGTCGAAAGTGATGTTCATTGCAACTGCAAACTCGTTAAGCACTGTTCAATCCGCTTTACGCGATCGGATGGAAATCATTGAAGTGAGCGGTTACACGGTAGAGGAGAAGATAGAGATCGCGAAGCGCCACCTCTTGCCTAAGCAACTGGAAGAACACGGTGTTAAGGCAAAACAGATCACATTGAGCGATGCGCTCATTGAAAATATAATTGAGAACTACACACGTGAATCGGGTGTGCGCGGATTGGAAAAACAAATTGCGCGTATTGTGCGCTATGCAGCAAAAAGTATTGCGATGAACGATACGTACAAAAGCAGTCCGAAAGAAGCTGACCTTGCAAAAATACTGGGACCTGCTCATGAAAAGGATAAATACCAGGGTAATGATGTAGCTGGTGTTGTAACAGGACTTGCATGGACACCTGTTGGCGGGGATATTTTATTTATTGAGACCAGCCTGAGTCGTGGTACCGGAAAACTTACGTTGACCGGTAACCTGGGCGATGTAATGAAAGAAAGCGCCACCCTCGCATTGGAATATTTAAAGTCACACAGCAGTATTTTAAAACTCGATCCGAAGGTGTTTGATCAATGGAACGTACATATTCACGTGCCTGAAGGTGCGACGCCAAAAGACGGTCCGAGCGCGGGTATAGCAATGTTTACTGCATTAGCGAGCGCGTTCACTCAGCGTAAAGTGAAAAAGGAAATAGCGATGACAGGAGAAATCACCCTTCGTGGCCGTGTGTTGGCTGTAGGCGGCATCAAAGAAAAGATACTTGCCGCTAAACGTGCCGGCATCAAGGAAATTATTTTGTGTAAAGAGAATCAGAAAGACATTGAAGAAATAAAATCATCTTATCTGAAGGGTTTGAAATTTCATTATGTTGAAAAAATGATCGATGTGGTGAAACTTGCGCTCCTGAATGAGAAAGTGAAGGATGCGGTGGACTTGAGGGTGGTGAAGGGGAAGGCTAAGAGGGAAAAGTAA
- a CDS encoding nucleotidyltransferase domain-containing protein: protein MSNKKIFKTIKSTVQAFLPDAKVLLFGSRARGDAGIDSDFDVLVITKNEFKDREKINWQGKIRKALINALDAPFDILVNSEEDLSKKGKLPGHLLRTASKEGVFL from the coding sequence ATGAGCAACAAAAAAATATTTAAAACAATCAAATCTACAGTTCAGGCATTTCTGCCTGACGCTAAGGTATTGTTGTTTGGTTCGAGAGCAAGAGGGGATGCCGGTATCGATAGCGATTTTGATGTTTTGGTAATTACAAAGAATGAATTTAAGGACAGGGAGAAAATTAACTGGCAAGGCAAGATTAGGAAGGCGCTTATTAATGCCTTAGATGCACCATTTGATATATTAGTAAATAGTGAGGAGGATTTATCTAAAAAAGGAAAACTACCCGGACACCTTTTACGAACAGCTTCAAAAGAAGGTGTTTTTCTATGA